The proteins below come from a single Chelmon rostratus isolate fCheRos1 chromosome 10, fCheRos1.pri, whole genome shotgun sequence genomic window:
- the LOC121612677 gene encoding protein pitchfork-like, with protein MSAAPVQRLFFGSSQERKLFPLHYPPDRLGNQLRREEAPHLGPGCYDNHKLGTIVYGLETTPRSKRGYGLSARTAARFPACSKMETPSPQQYHQDQSLSRVPPPAKAPFNSTTLRFRRPPCTSEDSPGPGTYAHDAATNRKVSWPMCFGRPDWSRLPQVEKKALRGKLDSEKEFLKHRSRVAYISLYY; from the exons ATGTCAGCAGCCCCTGTTCAGAGGCTTTTCTTCGGCAGCAGTCAGGAGAGGAAACTCTTCCCCCTCCATTATCCACCGGACCGGCTGGGAAACCAACTGCGCCGAGAGGAAGCGCCGCACCTCGGCCCCGGCTGCTATGACAACCACAAG CTTGGGACCATAGTTTATGGCTTAGAAACGACCCCGCGGAGTAAGAGAGGATACGGCCTGTCTGCCAGGACTGCAGCACGATTTCCAGCCTGCAGCAAG ATGGAGACCCCTTCCCCACAGCAGTACCATCAGGATCAAAGCTTGTCCAGAGTCCCCCCTCCTGCTAAAGCACCTTTCAACTCAACCACACTGAGGTTCAGGAGGCCACCATGTACATCTGAGGACAGCCCGGG CCCTGGGACCTACGCTCATGATGCCGCGACAAACAGGAAAGTAAGCTGGCCCATGTGCTTTGGGAGACCGGACTGGTCCAGGCTGCCTCAGGTGGAGAAGAAGGCACTCAGGGGGAAG cTTGACAGTGAAAAGGAGTTTCTGAAGCACAGGAGCCGAGTGGCCTACATAAGTCTGTACTATTAA